The Cuculus canorus isolate bCucCan1 chromosome 16, bCucCan1.pri, whole genome shotgun sequence genome includes a region encoding these proteins:
- the CCN5 gene encoding CCN family member 5 isoform X1 — protein MRLQLEKQLLFLSLLCILSKVCAQLCRRPCYCPWVPPHCPRGSPLVLDGCGCCKICARRLGEPCDFLHICDQSQGLVCDYSAAPTGTGATCNFEDTKEEGCKVNGQVYKDGEVFQPSCKLQCRCLDGGFTCVPLCQEDVRLPTPDCPYPRRVEVPGKCCPEWICEARDQNLLRAAGTVPGAASPPLPYPCQEWSTEWSACSVTCGTGFSTRISNQNRSCRLETQRRLCMARPCPALSAASPVVSGSLSEAGASEQQV, from the exons ATGAGGCTCCAGCTGGAGAAGcaactcctcttcctctccctcctctgcatCCTCTCTAAG GTGTGTGCGCAGCTGTGCCGGAGACCATGCTACTGCCCCTGGGTGCCACCTCATTGCCCCCGTGGGTCCCCCCTGGTCCTAGATGGCTGCGGCTGCTGTAAGATCTGTGCCCGGCGCCTGGGAGAGCCCTGTGACTTCCTCCACATCTGTGACCAGAGCCAGGGCCTCGTCTGTGACTACAGTGCAGCACCCACAGGGACAGGAGCCACCTGCAACT TTGAAGACACCAaggaggagggctgcaaagtgAATGGCCAGGTCTATAAAGATGGGGAGGTTTTCCAGCCGAGCTGCAAGCTCCAGTGTCGTTGCCTAGACGGGGGCTTCACCTGTGTCCCACTCTGCCAGGAGGATGTCCGGCTGCCCACCCCGGACTGCCCGTACCCACGGCGGGTGGAGGTCCCAGGGAAGTGCTGCCCTGAGTGGATCTGTGAGGCCAGGGACCAGAACCTCCTTCGGGCTGCTGGGACAG tccCTGGGGCAGCGTCCCCACCGCTGCCATACCCCTGCCAGGAGTGGAGCACGGAGTGGAGCGCCTGCTCAGTCACCTGTGGTACTGGCTTTTCTACTCGCATCTCCAACCAGAACCGCTCCTGCAGGCTGGAGACCCAGAGGCGGCTCTGCATGGCCAGACCCTGCCCAGCTCTTTCGGCAGCTTCCCCAGTGGTAAGTGGCAGCCTGAGTGAAGCTGGTGCCTCTGAGCAACAGGTTTGA
- the CCN5 gene encoding CCN family member 5 isoform X2, with protein MRLQLEKQLLFLSLLCILSKVCAQLCRRPCYCPWVPPHCPRGSPLVLDGCGCCKICARRLGEPCDFLHICDQSQGLVCDYSAAPTGTGATCNFEDTKEEGCKVNGQVYKDGEVFQPSCKLQCRCLDGGFTCVPLCQEDVRLPTPDCPYPRRVEVPGKCCPEWICEARDQNLLRAAGTVPGAASPPLPYPCQEWSTEWSACSVTCGTGFSTRISNQNRSCRLETQRRLCMARPCPALSAASPVRGRGGRW; from the exons ATGAGGCTCCAGCTGGAGAAGcaactcctcttcctctccctcctctgcatCCTCTCTAAG GTGTGTGCGCAGCTGTGCCGGAGACCATGCTACTGCCCCTGGGTGCCACCTCATTGCCCCCGTGGGTCCCCCCTGGTCCTAGATGGCTGCGGCTGCTGTAAGATCTGTGCCCGGCGCCTGGGAGAGCCCTGTGACTTCCTCCACATCTGTGACCAGAGCCAGGGCCTCGTCTGTGACTACAGTGCAGCACCCACAGGGACAGGAGCCACCTGCAACT TTGAAGACACCAaggaggagggctgcaaagtgAATGGCCAGGTCTATAAAGATGGGGAGGTTTTCCAGCCGAGCTGCAAGCTCCAGTGTCGTTGCCTAGACGGGGGCTTCACCTGTGTCCCACTCTGCCAGGAGGATGTCCGGCTGCCCACCCCGGACTGCCCGTACCCACGGCGGGTGGAGGTCCCAGGGAAGTGCTGCCCTGAGTGGATCTGTGAGGCCAGGGACCAGAACCTCCTTCGGGCTGCTGGGACAG tccCTGGGGCAGCGTCCCCACCGCTGCCATACCCCTGCCAGGAGTGGAGCACGGAGTGGAGCGCCTGCTCAGTCACCTGTGGTACTGGCTTTTCTACTCGCATCTCCAACCAGAACCGCTCCTGCAGGCTGGAGACCCAGAGGCGGCTCTGCATGGCCAGACCCTGCCCAGCTCTTTCGGCAGCTTCCCCAGTG aggggaagaggaggtcGTTGGTAG
- the LOC104065132 gene encoding P2Y purinoceptor 1, whose protein sequence is MAREAVVPSPSNGSAAICPVDTTFAQCFLPAIYLVVTPLGLAGNRLGLWHLCTGRRQGTSHPLTLLMGSLGLADLLYISTLPFLISYYLRGRAWLFGHGWCQITQGLFHLNLYASIGFLTCISIHRYLGIVHPLKAWGRCQGAISSVWLSVMVWVWVIAQVAPDFAFSKMDNTGMQCHDTTGHENLGVYLLYTVAITVTGFVIPFLIIIGCYCHVVVVLCRNETMDLSLRRRSIRLVILVMVLFSICLLPYHIFRNLNLLSRSWQLQGSCTQALKNIYVSYQVTRGLASFNSALNPLLYVMTSEDCMSHMRTTCQKASQSVRSTFRKKTSCQVDEKTTNIILHEEESSYEL, encoded by the coding sequence ATGGCCAGGGAGGCTGTTGTCCCATCACCCAGTAATGGTAGTGCAGCTATCTGCCCTGTGGACACCACCTTCGCCCAGTGCTTCTTGCCTGCCATCTACCTTGTGGTGACCCCTCTGGGGCTGGCGGGGAATCGGCTGGGGCTGTGGCACCTCTGCACTGGGCGCCGGCAGGGTACCAGCCATCCCCTCACCCTGCTAATGGGCAGCCTGGGTCTGGCTGACCTGCTGTACATCAGCACGCTGCCCTTCCTTATTAGCTACTACTTGAGGGGCAGAGCATGGCTCTTCGGGCATGGCTGGTGCCAGATCACCCAGGGCCTCTTCCACCTCAACCTTTATGCCAGCATTGGCTTCCTCACCTGCATCAGCATCCACCGCTACCTGGGCATCGTGCATCCACTGAAAGCATGGGGCAGGTGCCAAGGGGCAATATCTTCAGTGTGGCTCAGTGTGATGGTCTGGGTGTGGGTCATCGCACAGGTAGCTCCTGATTTCGCCTTCAGCAAGATGGACAACACAGGGATGCAGTGTCACGACACAACAGGACACGAGAACCTGGGTGTTTACTTGCTGTACACCGTGGCCATCACTGTGACTGGGTTTGTCATCCCATTCCTCATCATCATCGGATGCTACTGTCACGTGGTTGTAGTGCTATGCAGGAATGAGACCATGGACCTCAGCCTCAGGAGAAGAAGCATCAGACTGGTGATTCTTGTGATGGTCCTTTTCTCCATCTGCTTGCTCCCTTACCATATCTTCAGAAACCTCAACTTGTTGTCTCGAAGCTGGCAGCTGCAAGGGTCCTGCACACAGGCTTTAAAGAACATCTACGTTTCCTATCAGGTGACCAGGGGTCTGGCCAGCTTCAACAGCGCCCTCAACCCCCTGCTCTACGTGATGACCAGCGAAGACTGCATGTCACATATGAGGACCACCTGCCAAAAAGCCAGCCAGTCCGTTAGGTCCaccttcaggaagaaaacatcttgCCAGGTTGATGAGAAGACAACAAACATCATTCTTCATGAGGAGGAGTCTTCTTATGAGCTCTGA